The segment CTGGCTCTCGACCACGGCCACACCGCCTCCGTGATCGGCGCGGGCGTCGTCGTCGGCGCGGCCGTCAGCTTCGGCTACGCGGCCATGCCCGCCGTGATCATGTCGAGCGTCCCGCACCACCAGAGCGGCATCGCCAACGGCATCAACTCCATCTCCCGCTCCACCGGCAGCGCGATCGGCAGCGCCATCGTCACCACGATCCTGGCGTCCAAGACGATCGAGCACCTTCCCAAGGGAGTTCCGCCGCTGCCCGCCGAGTCCGGGTTCACCCTCACCTTCTGGATCGGTGCCGCCGCGTTCGCGCTGGTCGCCGTCATCAGCTGGCTGGGGCTGCGCTCCGGCCACGGCCCGCGCGTCGTCGGAGGGGCCGCCGCCAGCGCCGCTCCGCAGAAGGCCGCGGAGACCGCCTCCGCCCGCTGACCCCACCTACGCCCCGCCCGCTGCCCCCGGTCCCGCACGGACCGGGGGCAGCGGCGTTTCCGGCCCGGAACGCCACTCGGCGACGGGGGGTGCACACCCGCGGCGAGGCGTTGTCAGTGGGGCTCGCTAGTCTCCCGACATACCGCAGCCCAGCAGGCGTTGAAGCCTTCCTCCGGGCTGCGCAAGACGGTTTCCGGACAGGCGGAGGGGCACGGCTGATGGCTTGGCTGGCGTTGGACGAGGGGTACGAGGTCTCCCTCGTGGAAGGGCGGGTCGCCGTACGGCGGCCCGCGGGGCGGCAGTTGAAGACGGTCCCCAAGGCGCTGCGCGACCACCCCGAGGTGGACCGGCTGCGCCGGCTCGCCGAATGGCTCGACCGGCACGAGGCCGCCTGCGTGGCCCAGGTGGACGCCTGGATGGTCTCCTCGCTGCCCGTGCCCACCGCCCTCCTGGCCCGGGTCTGGCGCGACGAGGCCTGGCAGGCCGCCCTGCGCGACCTGGCCGTCGTCGGTGACGCCGACCCCGACGAGGTGGGCTTCCTGCGCGACGCCACCGACGCCGGCGAGCTCAAGGTGGTCAACCTCGACGGCGAGACCGTACGCCTCTCCCCGCGCACGGTGACCCTGCCGCACCCGGTGCTGCTGCCCGACCTGGACGACGTACGGGAGTTCGCGGCCGAGCTGGACATCACCCAGCGCGTGGAGCAGATCCACCGGGCGACCTGGACCCGGCCCGAGGAGGTCAAGGCCTCCGCCACCGAGGTACGGGACTACGCGGGCGGCAAGTTCCCCTCCCGGTTCAGCCTCGCGGCCCGCGCCACCGGCCTCGGCTACCGCGTCTCCGGCGGCTACGCCACCTGCCGGGTCCGCGACACCGGGCGGGCGGTGGAGGCGGCCGTGTGGATCGGCGAGCCCTACTGGGAGGACGAGTCGGAGACCGGCGCCCTGAGCTGGCACGACGAGGAGGGCCGGGCCGTCCGGCTCGGCGAGGTCGGACCGGTGGCCTGGTCCGAGGGGATGCGGATGGCCGCGGCGCTGTACGCCGGGCGCAAGATCGAGGAGGGCGGGAACGCATGAGCACCGACACCACCGAGGCACTGGCCGGTACGGACACCGGCGCGGGGAGCACGAGCGCCGGACTCCTCGCCGCCGGCGCGGTCCTGCCCGAGGACACCGCGGACGCGGGCCCCGGGGCCGTCCCGCTGACCGCCCGGACGTACCGTCACCCGGCGCTCGGGGACGAGCGGGTCGTCGTCCGGCTGGCCGCGGCCGAGCTGGGCGCCGCCGAAGACCTCGCCGCGGGCTTCCTGGGCCTGATACCGGACGGCGAGCCCGCCGTCGTCGGCCTCGGCCGCCGGCAGGCGCTCGGCTTCCCCGAGTGGGTGCTCGTGCACCACCCCGAGGACGGGCACCACGCCCTCGCCCTGGTCCCGGAGCTGGACCGGCTGGCCCGGCAGGCGAAGACCAAGCCCAAGGCCGCCCTCGACGCCTGCACCGAGATCGCCGAGCGGCTCGCCGCCTCCCTCCCGCACTTCCTGCCCGTCTTCCACGAGCAGGCCGCGCGCGTCTTCCTCGCCGTCGAGAACACCACGTACGCGGCCCAGCTGTTCGGCCGGGCCCGGGCCGCCGAGGCCCGCTACGGCCTGGCCGTCGACGAGGACCGCCTCGACGCCGTCTTCCTGGAGTTCGCCCTGGCCGGCGCCCTGCCGGTGAAGGTGCTCACCGGCTACGGCAAGGAGCTCGCCCAGCGGGTCTCCCCCGCCGAGGCCTTCACCCGCTTCCGCCGCCTGTGCGTCCGCCGCACCTCGGGCGGGCTCCCGCCGTCCGCGCAGGCCACGACCGAGCTGCGGCGCCTGGCCCGAGCGGCCGGGCTGAAGGGCAACCTGCCCGAGCAGGAATACCTGGCCGAGCTGCTGCCGCTGCCCGCCACCCTGCGGGCGGCGGCCGGCTGGTGGAAGTCCCACCGCGCCGCGCTCATCGCCCTGGCCCGGGGGGTGCCGTCCGTACGGGGCACCCTGCTCGGCATGGTGCCGGGCGGTACCGGTGAGGCGGGCGAACTGTCCGTGATGTGGCTGGAGGTGCTGGAGGAGTCCGGCGCCACCGCCGGACTGGCCGACGACACCGTGCCCGAGGAGCAGCGCTCCCCCGACGGCACCGCGGGCTGGCTGGAGCGCTTCCACACCGCCCGGTACGCCGGCTGGGGCAACCCGCCCGCCGTGCCGGCCCTGCTGGAGCTCGTCACCCGCTGCGCCGGCCGGCTGCGCGCCGAACTGGCCCTGCCGGGCCGCGAGCAGGGCCTGCGCCTGGGCCTCCAGGACGTGAACCTGCTCGACCTGCTGCTCTCCCTCGGGCTTCCGGTCGCCGACCCCGAGGACGGCCCCCGGGCCCTGATGGGCCTGGAGGAGTGGAACCGGTCCGCCGAGCCGCGCGACCTGGTGGCGCTGTGCGCCGACGAGCGGCTGCGCCCCGCCTTCCTGCGCACCCTCAACCGGTTCAACAGCCACATGTCGGGCGGCCGCGAGACCGTGCGCCGGCTCGCCGTCACCCCCGGCAGCAGCCCGCTGATCGCCGAGTGGGTCCGCGAGGTGGCCGCCGAGTCCACGGCCTCGGCCCTGCCCGACCTGCCCGAGGCGATCCGCCGGCTGACCTGGCTGCCCGCCGAGGCCCTGGCGCTGGCCCCGGAGGAGGTGGGCAGGGCCGCCGCCGCCGACCTGGGCGAGGTCCTCGCCCGCACCCTGCGCGGCGGCCTGTTCGAGGAACTGGTCTGGCCGGCCTGGGAGAGCGCCGTCCGCGAGCTGACGCCCGGCCGCGGCCGCGGCCACCTGACCGTGATGGACGCCTGGCCGTACGTCATCGTCGCCAACTCCACGCAGGTGCGGGTCCTCGACGCCGACTCCACCGTGCTCACGCACGACCTGCGGGTACCCTCCGGCAACCACCGCCAGACCGGCTTCCACTACACCGACGGCGACCTGCTCGTCTTCTGGGCCACCTACAACGGCCCCGTCGAGGGCTACTGGCTGAGCGCCCCCGACGACGTGCTCACCCTGGACTCCTCGGCCACGTACTGGCAGATGCGCTCCGGGCACGCCTCGCTGCCGCTGGCCGGCGGCGGCCGCACCACCGGCCTCGGCGTGCTGCACCGCGGCGACAGCCGGATCCCGGCCGAACGGCCCGTCATCTCCGACGGGACCTCGTACTGGGCCTGGGACGGCGACGGCGAGCCCGGCGGCCGGGGCTGGGCCGAGTACGACCCCGCCACCGGGGCGACGGGACGTCGCTCGATGCCGGCCTTCCTCTCCGAAGCCCTGCGCGACCACCCCGGCGGCAGCAGCCTGCCCGACAACGTCGGCCAGAACTGGCTGCGGCCGGCGCCCGCCGTCGAGGGCTCCGTCCTGGGCACCTCCGAAGACGGCCTGCTGGGCTGGCGCGCCGTGCGCGTGCCCGGCCGGGGCTGGCACGGCTCCGACACCACCGGCGGCCGGGTCACCGTCCCCGAGGGCGGCGCCAGGCCGGAAGCGGCGGTCCGCCTGCCCGGCGACGAGCGGCCCCGCGCCGTGACGAGCGACTGGCGGACCCTGTCCCTGCGCGACCCCGAGGGAGCCGTCACCGCCCGGGTCACGGCGAGCCACCACGGCGCCCCGCTCGCCGCCGGCGGCGCGGAACTCCCGCCGCTCACCCACTGGTACTGCCTGCGCCCCCGCGACCCCGAGGGCTCGGCGGCGCTGCGCGCACTGGACGGCGCGGCCGCCGGAGCGCTGCTGAAGGCGGCCGGGGAGGCGGAGAAGCGCGAGGAGCTGCCTGCGCTGGTGCGCTCCGCCCTGCCCGCGGTCGGCGAGCCCGTGCTGATCGCCGGGGTGGTCGACGCGGTCCGCGCCGCGCTGGTCCAGCGCAAGGCCCTGGCCGGGGTCGCGCAGTCGCTGGCCGGCCGCCCGGCGGCCCCGCCGCGGCCGCGCGCCGTGCGCGGGCCCTCCGACCAGCTGCTCGACGCCGCCCTGCACGGGCTGACGGGCAACCCCTACCACCGCTACCTCGGCGGGGACCTCGACGCGACGTTCGTGCTGCTGCGGACGCTGGGGACGGCCGTCGCCGACACCGCCGCCGAGGCGGTGCCCGGACGGCTGCACGTGGACCTGCCGAAGCTGGCGCAGTCCTCGTTCCCCTGGGCGGGGCTGCTCCTGGAGGCACCCGCCGCGGTCGCGTACCGCGCGGTCGTCACCGGCACCACCGAGGAGCAGCGGGCCGACCTGTGCCGGGCGCTGTCCGAGGTGGAGGCGCTCGGCCTGGCCTCGGCCGAGACCTCCGCCGCCCGGTGGCGGCGCCTGACGGTACGGATCGACACCGGCCACCTGCTGGGCGCCGACGGCCGGGAGCGGGGCAAGGGCGGCCGGCACCGCGCGGTGGTGCCGCTCGGCGGCGGGGCGGTGCTCGCGCTGAACGAGCAGACCCGGGAGTACGAGCGGGCGCGCGAGTTCGACGCGCTGCTGCACGACCCGGCCGGCGCCTTCGCGGTGCCCGCGCCCTACACCGGCGCCGGCGAGGCGGTGACGGTCGGCGACCGCGAGCGCGGGGCCGGCTGGCTGGCGGCGTTCCTGAAGGAGGCCACCGAGCGCGGCCCGGCGCCGTGGTTCCCGGAGGCGGCCGAGGAGTTCGGCCGGCTGACCGGCGTGTCGGCGGCCATGGCCCGTCTGGTGCTGGCGGGGCTGCCGTACGTGGACACCCACGACCGCAATTTCCTGCCCGCCGAGCTGCGCGGGGTCCTCGGGGTCAAGGCCGCGGACGCGGCGCCCGCCCGCAACGACCTCCGGGACCTCTCCCCCGAGGTGCGGCGCGAGCTGGTCGCGGCACTGCTGCCCGCCGACCCGGCGCGGCTGTGGACGCACGGACCGGACGCGGAGGCCGCCGCGCGGGTGTGGAACCGGCGCGCGGGCCGCCGTACGCCGGTGCCCGAGTGGCTGCTCGCCGACGCCGCCAAGGAGGTCCGCCCGGCGTGGTCGGCGCACCGGGCGCTGCCCGCGCTGCTGGACGCGGCGGCGTCCCCGGTGCTGTCCGCCGACACCGCCTGGACCGTCAAGGGGAACCGCGCCGAGCCCGTGGTCCCGGGCGGGCACCCCTTCGACACGGCCGTGCTCACGGCGTCGGTGGGCTTCGCGGCCTGGCTCGCGCACCGGCTGCCCGCCGGGCACCCCGTACGGTCCTGCCTGCCGCCGGCGCTGACGGCCGTACGGCAGCGGCTGGCCTCGCCGGACCTGCTGCTGAGCGTCGGGCACTACGTGAGCCTGCCCGACTTCCGCAAGGCGGCCGGCACCCCGACCGAGACCGCGGAGGGGTACGAGCGGTACGGCGCGGTGGTACTGCCCACGCACGGCGGCCACCCCCTGCCCGCGCTGCGCACGGCGCTGCTGGACTCGACCGGGTCCGACCCGTACCTGCCGCTGCTGCGCGGCACCGAACAGCTGCCCTCCTCGGCGGAGACGGCGCTGCGCCTGGCCCACGACCCGGGCTTCGCGGCGCTGCTCGCCGACCCGGGAGCGCCGGTGGCGGGCGCGGTGGACGTGGAGGGCACCTGGTGGCCGCAGGACCCGGGCCGCAGCGTCCCGGAGCTGGTGGCGGAGGTGTCCGCGGAGTACGGGCTCGGCGCGGACGCGGCCGTCCTGTACCTGGCGCTGCTCGCGATGCCCGACCCGACCGACCGGAACACGGCCCGCTGGACGGGCTGGAAGCCGGCCCGGCTGAAGGCCGCCCGCGCGGAGCTGGCCGCCACGGACCTGGTGGTGTCGGCCACCCGCGGCCGGGCCGGGCGCTCCCTGTTCCTGCCCGGCCCGTGGGCCGAGCCGGACTCGCCCGCGCTGCCCGTCGAGCAGTGGAAGCTGCCGATGTACGGCGTGGCTCCGGGCGGCCGGCCGGTGCTGGGCGTGCTGGTGCCCGCCGAGCCGGTCGCGAAGCTGTACCGCCGGGCGTGGGCGCGGGTCCGCGAGGGCGACGTGCCGCGCTTCGAGGAGCTCAAGGTGAAGCGCACCACGGGCCGGCGGCGCTGAGCCGCCGCCCGTGACCGGCCCCGGCGGGGGCGCGGGCCCTGACCGGCCCCGCCCCCGCCGGGCCCCTCCTTCCTTTCCGTACGGCGGAAGCCTCCGTACGGCTGAAGCCGAGAACACGAGGACTTGACCATGACCATGACCGAACCGTCCGCACCCGCACGGCAGGTCGTGCCTGCCGAGGAGCGGTACGCCGCCGAACTGGCCTTCCTCGCCGCCCAGGACACCGGCCCCCGTCCTCCGGGCTGGGCGCTGACCCCGCGCGCGGTGGTCACCTTCGTGTGCGGCAGCGACGGCGAGGAGCTGGCCCTGCCCAAGCGGCGCGCCGGGATGCCGTCGAAGCTGGTGATCGCGCCGAAGTTCGTCGGCGAACGCGCCCTGGTGGAACGCTGCGTGGTGACCCTGGCCGGTGAGCGCGGGCTGCTGCTCACGGGTGAGCCGGGCACCGCCAAGTCGATGCTGTCCGAGCTGCTGTCGGCCGCCGTGTGCGGCACCAGCGCGCTCACCGTGCAGGGTACGGCGGGCACCACCGAGGACGCCTTCCGCTACGGCTGGAACTACGCCCTGCTGCTGGCGCAGGGCCCGACCCGGCAGGCCCTGGTCGACTCCCCCGTGCTGGCGGCGATGCGCACGGGGCGGGTGGTACGGGTCGAGGAGATCACCCGCTGTCTGCCCGAGGTGCAGGACGCGCTGGTGTCGATCCTGTCCGACCGGCGGGTGAGCGTGCCCGAGCTGACGGCGACGGAGGACTCGGTGGTCTCGGCGGCCCCCGGCTTCACCGTCATCGCCACCGCCAACCTGCGCGACCGAGGCGTCTCGGAGATGTCGGCGGCGCTCAAGCGGCGCTTCAACTTCGAGACGGTCGGCCCGATCTCCGACCCGGACGCGGAGGCGGCGCTGATCCGCCGGCAGGCCGTCGCCGCCGTGGAGCGGGCCGGGGCGGCGTTCGGGGTGGACGACAGCGTGCTCGACGCACTCGTCACCGTCTTCCGGGACCTGCGCTCGGGGCGCAGCGCGGAGGGCTGGGACGTGGAACGGCCCGGAACGGTCATGTCCACGGCGGAGGCGGTGCAGGTGGCGGCCTCGCTGGGGGTCGCGGCCGCGTACCTGCCGGGCGGTGACGTGCTGGACCTGCTGCCGGGGCACCTGCTGGGCGTCGTCCGCAAGGACGACCCGGCCGACCACGGGCGGCTGCTGGGCTACTGGGACGGCCCGGTGCGCCGCCGGGCCGAGGACGGCTCGGCGATGTGGCGCCGGCTCTGGGACCTGCGCGGGAGCCTGCGTTGACGCTCGCCGCTGATCCACGGAAGGCCGTGGAGGCCCTGGCCGCCTCGCGCACGCCGTACCTGCTGGGCGTACGGCACCACAGCCCCGCGCTGGCCGCGGTGGTTCCGGCGCTGCTGGACGCCGCGGACCCGGAGGTGGTCTGCGTGGAACTGCCGGCCGACTTCCAGCCGTGGCTGCGCCACCTGGCCGACCCGGAGACCGTCGCCCCGGTGGCCCTGGCGGGCCTCGGCCGCGAGGGCCGGCTGGCCTTCTACCCGTTCGCGGACTTCTCCCCGGAACTGGCGGCCCTCCGCTGGGCGCGGGAGCACGGCGTGGAGGTCCTGTGCTGCGACCTCCCCCTGTCGGACGGGGGCTGGTCCCTGACGGCGGCGGCTGGCCCGGGCCCCGG is part of the Streptomyces katrae genome and harbors:
- a CDS encoding DUF4132 domain-containing protein → MAWLALDEGYEVSLVEGRVAVRRPAGRQLKTVPKALRDHPEVDRLRRLAEWLDRHEAACVAQVDAWMVSSLPVPTALLARVWRDEAWQAALRDLAVVGDADPDEVGFLRDATDAGELKVVNLDGETVRLSPRTVTLPHPVLLPDLDDVREFAAELDITQRVEQIHRATWTRPEEVKASATEVRDYAGGKFPSRFSLAARATGLGYRVSGGYATCRVRDTGRAVEAAVWIGEPYWEDESETGALSWHDEEGRAVRLGEVGPVAWSEGMRMAAALYAGRKIEEGGNA
- a CDS encoding DNA-binding protein, which gives rise to MSTDTTEALAGTDTGAGSTSAGLLAAGAVLPEDTADAGPGAVPLTARTYRHPALGDERVVVRLAAAELGAAEDLAAGFLGLIPDGEPAVVGLGRRQALGFPEWVLVHHPEDGHHALALVPELDRLARQAKTKPKAALDACTEIAERLAASLPHFLPVFHEQAARVFLAVENTTYAAQLFGRARAAEARYGLAVDEDRLDAVFLEFALAGALPVKVLTGYGKELAQRVSPAEAFTRFRRLCVRRTSGGLPPSAQATTELRRLARAAGLKGNLPEQEYLAELLPLPATLRAAAGWWKSHRAALIALARGVPSVRGTLLGMVPGGTGEAGELSVMWLEVLEESGATAGLADDTVPEEQRSPDGTAGWLERFHTARYAGWGNPPAVPALLELVTRCAGRLRAELALPGREQGLRLGLQDVNLLDLLLSLGLPVADPEDGPRALMGLEEWNRSAEPRDLVALCADERLRPAFLRTLNRFNSHMSGGRETVRRLAVTPGSSPLIAEWVREVAAESTASALPDLPEAIRRLTWLPAEALALAPEEVGRAAAADLGEVLARTLRGGLFEELVWPAWESAVRELTPGRGRGHLTVMDAWPYVIVANSTQVRVLDADSTVLTHDLRVPSGNHRQTGFHYTDGDLLVFWATYNGPVEGYWLSAPDDVLTLDSSATYWQMRSGHASLPLAGGGRTTGLGVLHRGDSRIPAERPVISDGTSYWAWDGDGEPGGRGWAEYDPATGATGRRSMPAFLSEALRDHPGGSSLPDNVGQNWLRPAPAVEGSVLGTSEDGLLGWRAVRVPGRGWHGSDTTGGRVTVPEGGARPEAAVRLPGDERPRAVTSDWRTLSLRDPEGAVTARVTASHHGAPLAAGGAELPPLTHWYCLRPRDPEGSAALRALDGAAAGALLKAAGEAEKREELPALVRSALPAVGEPVLIAGVVDAVRAALVQRKALAGVAQSLAGRPAAPPRPRAVRGPSDQLLDAALHGLTGNPYHRYLGGDLDATFVLLRTLGTAVADTAAEAVPGRLHVDLPKLAQSSFPWAGLLLEAPAAVAYRAVVTGTTEEQRADLCRALSEVEALGLASAETSAARWRRLTVRIDTGHLLGADGRERGKGGRHRAVVPLGGGAVLALNEQTREYERAREFDALLHDPAGAFAVPAPYTGAGEAVTVGDRERGAGWLAAFLKEATERGPAPWFPEAAEEFGRLTGVSAAMARLVLAGLPYVDTHDRNFLPAELRGVLGVKAADAAPARNDLRDLSPEVRRELVAALLPADPARLWTHGPDAEAAARVWNRRAGRRTPVPEWLLADAAKEVRPAWSAHRALPALLDAAASPVLSADTAWTVKGNRAEPVVPGGHPFDTAVLTASVGFAAWLAHRLPAGHPVRSCLPPALTAVRQRLASPDLLLSVGHYVSLPDFRKAAGTPTETAEGYERYGAVVLPTHGGHPLPALRTALLDSTGSDPYLPLLRGTEQLPSSAETALRLAHDPGFAALLADPGAPVAGAVDVEGTWWPQDPGRSVPELVAEVSAEYGLGADAAVLYLALLAMPDPTDRNTARWTGWKPARLKAARAELAATDLVVSATRGRAGRSLFLPGPWAEPDSPALPVEQWKLPMYGVAPGGRPVLGVLVPAEPVAKLYRRAWARVREGDVPRFEELKVKRTTGRRR
- a CDS encoding ATP-binding protein, with translation MTMTEPSAPARQVVPAEERYAAELAFLAAQDTGPRPPGWALTPRAVVTFVCGSDGEELALPKRRAGMPSKLVIAPKFVGERALVERCVVTLAGERGLLLTGEPGTAKSMLSELLSAAVCGTSALTVQGTAGTTEDAFRYGWNYALLLAQGPTRQALVDSPVLAAMRTGRVVRVEEITRCLPEVQDALVSILSDRRVSVPELTATEDSVVSAAPGFTVIATANLRDRGVSEMSAALKRRFNFETVGPISDPDAEAALIRRQAVAAVERAGAAFGVDDSVLDALVTVFRDLRSGRSAEGWDVERPGTVMSTAEAVQVAASLGVAAAYLPGGDVLDLLPGHLLGVVRKDDPADHGRLLGYWDGPVRRRAEDGSAMWRRLWDLRGSLR